The sequence below is a genomic window from Ctenopharyngodon idella isolate HZGC_01 chromosome 11, HZGC01, whole genome shotgun sequence.
TCAAAGTCtctcatgggtcattttttatgctctcatatatataaaatatatatatataagtatatattacttcaaaacgaaatgagatattttcacgaAAATTAACACGCATATGTAtgggcacactctgaggacacaccCCAAAAAAATTGGTGGAGATCAGGCAATAGGTGGCCCTCTAACTGTCAAAAAGCCTTTCCTTactaaattgcctgtattggtaTTTCCATCTATGATCCCAGTGCTTACAtgctataataaaatataaatgtaatacatttttacacatgtgcttaaaggcctcaaagtgcttgaaccccgatgattgctgctcgcagctatattttttatttatttgttttgcaaatttattttattcaattgtggggtttttttgtgtgtgtgtgtgtgtgtgtgtggatttaCTCTAGCAATCTACATATAATTATGACTGACACATATTTGATGTGTGGGTAATCGGGGAGGGGGTTTGATAAAACACCTATGTTTGTAAAATGGAATGTAGGCTactgttttgtcattttgaagGAATAATAAGTGTGAATCATAAAAgattattctattctattctattctattcgaCAATACAATTTTTCAATGCTTtctcaacatttctcattaactATGGATGGAATTCAAAGCGTTTTGACAAATCgcaataaattacagtttaaagtcTCGTTTTAACGATATCTAAATTCATGTTTTCTACTAAGAATGTGGCCACATTGTGCCACCATACACAGTACAGGACGCTGCGGGTTCAcatagacttttattttgaaaacctGGAGTTAGTCGCAGTGTTCACACTAACACTTCAAACTATTCACACGTGGAGTTATGTCCAAAGCAAGTGAGTATATGCACATTTGAGTCTTTTAGTCATTTATAGAGCTTTAAAAAGTGCTGACATAATggccattttatttaattacttttactATGTTACAGAGCAAAAGCGAGCGAAACGGCTGGGGTTTTGCAGTAAAAAGGTGAGTAATGTAGCCTGCATGCTAACTTACTGTCAAATCAATGTTGCCTTTAGTTTTGTTTAAGTTAAGATGACATGCTTACTGTATGTTTACGTGTACCAGAGCAAGGAACACTGCCAGTCAAATGTTTGGACCCTTCTactcattcattattattatttacacatCTCTAATATAGTACTATGAAATAACACTATAATGGAAGTATGGGAATTATGTTGTTAATCAAAAAGATGAACAAATCAAAAGTATCTTATATTTGAGCTTCTTCAAAGTGCCACTCTTTGAGTAGATTACAGCTCTGCACATTTTGGGCCAACTTTATGAGGAATTTAAGATCATGAGAAACATCATTTCAGTGTCCCAGCCTTTGACTGGCAGTGTATGTTGACTGTCTTCTCTAAAGTCCAAGGATGGGCAGCAGTCTCAAGGAGGAAAGAAGGACCCAGGCGTACCTAATGTGCGCAGCTTCAAAGAACACAGTCAGAGACAAGCTGAACTCCGAAAACAGAGGGTGAGGAAGGGATCTGTACATCCTTTTCTAAATATGTTGCATGTTTCCAGATCCGAGTAACATATAAGTTTACTGTTATTTACTGTTCATTTGTATCACAAAAAATGCTAATGTGCAATTTTTGTCAATTGTTTTCTAGTTGGAGGAGCAACAGGAGAGGCAGAGGTTGTCAAGAGATAAAGAGATGATGAAAAGGAGAAGTCTGGACAGTTTCCAGAAAGACATCCAGGCACGACAAAGAGAGTTTGAACAGAAGGTTGGTGTGTGTGACATTTTACTATTGATTGCAAAGTATTAGACTTTCTCTAGAATAGAATAAAttcataatgtttttaaaatacactaccatacaaaagtttggggtcagtaacttttttttttttcttcttttttttctttttattaatgtttatgaaagctacgctcaccaaggcagcattcatttgatcaaaaatacagaacatTTGAAATACTATATTGtgaaatgtgacatttaaaataacttatataacattatatacactaccggtcaaaagtttggaaacattactatttttaatgtttttgaacgaagtctcttgtgctcattaatgctgcatttatttcataataaatacagaaaaaacaataatattgtgaaatatttttacaatttaaaattatggttttctattttaatatactttaaaatataatttatttctgtgatgcaaagctgaattgtcagcatcattactccagtcttcagtgtcacatgatccttcagaaatcattgtaatatgctgatttgatactcagttattatcaatgttgaaaacagttgtgttgcttaatatttttttggaacctgtgatacttttttcaggattcattgatgaataaaaggttaaaaagaacaacatttattcaaaatataaatctttactatcactttttttcaatttaacacatccgtgctgaataaaaatattcatttctttcaaaaaaaataaaaaataaaaaatgactgaccccaaacttttgaacggtagtgtatattgttacaaaagatttctattttaaataaatgctgatatttttttaactttttattcatcaaagaatcctgaaaaagtatcacaggttataaaataatattaagcagcacaactgtttccaacattgataataaatcagcatattacaatgatttctgaaggatcatgtgacactgaagactggagtaatgatgctgaaaattcagctttgcatcagagaaataaattatatttttaagtatattaaaatagaaaaccataattttcaattgtaataatatttcacaatattattttttttttttctgtatttattatgaaataaatggagccttaatgagcataagagacttcgttcaaaaacattaaaaatagtaatgtttccaaacttttgaccggtagtgtatcttataatgttatataaatcttatataacatttcttcttattataaatgtttcagtAAATTGAAATAGAACAGcctgaaatgtttgtaaattacattttatagaGTAGCCATGTCACTATTTTGTGCAACCACAGTAACACCTCTataaatgatcttttttttGCAGTTGCTAACTGTTGTAGATCTGCACCTATGTCTTAACTCTTTATTGTTGCAATGAATGCAGGAAATTCAAATGCAAAACCTAGAGAAGCATGTTAACTTTGAAACCGAGAACTCAAGAAAGGCATACTGCAGAGAATTTAAAAAGGTACTATTTCCGGTTTTAATAACCCATTATACTTCCCCTTAAAGATTAACTTCAATTGGACAATTCTTAATGacaatttatttctttttacatAAGGTAATTGAGGCAGCAGATGTAATTTTAGAGGTTCTGGATGCCAGAGACCCCTTAGGCTGCCGCTGTCCACAGGTTGAACAGGCTGTTGTTCAAAGTGGAACCAACAAGAAAATTGTACTCGTTCTAAATAAAATTGGTAAGAGAGAACTTTTGCATGTCCAATTGAAAACTTCATTCTGCAATAgatggaaaactttttttttttcttgtctttgTCCACCTCAAGATTTGGTGTCCAAGGATATTGTGGAAAAATGGATCAAGTATCTTCGCAATGAGTTTCCTACTGTTGCTTTCAAATCCTCCACTCAGCAGCAGAACAAAAATTTGGTGAGACCTACAATTCATAGTTTTCAATCACATGACTGGCATGGAaacctggagggcaaaacatccatagaacTGCAGCACAGGCCTGCCAAAATTTCCATCTGTTTCAAGCCATGAATATTTAGATCACCTCACAAAAgaagaaacaaaaatatgtgaacaaaaTGCACTTGTGATCCATATACAGCACCTGCTGCAGTATTTAAATTGgtaaaaaattatccaaaatcaatttttgcgcaagtacataaccagccaatgttcaaaactatctccttagcctgattcacaacagtaagcttgtaataatgttttctaattcaaatggtactggtgggtttccgcgggaaattcgagcatgcagccatttgtctttgcgtcattacgtcacgtctgtttacataaagaagttgtcccagctagtaggctatatgtcaTGTGGATGATGCTGCAGGTGATGGATCATTTATAGTCTTTTCTCACAgtagctgcaataattaaacctatcattttgatggtggattgtaatccagaaaggtccaaatgacaatcatcagtgacaactggagattaacccgtagtcaaaagcaaaagacttgtggctacagaaattgaaatctacaggtaacgctaatacacactaaatacacatagtcacgcaatgctgttaacattaacaatttgagaacaaagaataacaataataataatttgcacgttGATCCCGAgagatcattagatttaatcaccattggtagcgtgatttattgtaatgctttttttctcagttggtcagaacaaaagtggcagacatgttcagatgacattttccggtgaaaattcttattttgctCATACTTCAAAGGCGTaaaatctgtgattccgaagtacagtatccacaccggtgcggtgactgacggcaaacattagattaatccgcgctgaggagccgtgccgatgcacaaccaacgtaaagataataattacgcaaataactgcaattgcaggtttcaaacagagatggcgacaaagaggcaaaacttacggactgcagctttaatgtgaAAAACGCTTAAAGTGTCTTAATGTActaaacagtgatattaaatgatcaaattcagtatacaccttattgatgataCATACTACATACATctgagcagatgagcccagaatgtAAACGCAACGTGATAAATGGTGCTATGGAAACATGTTTAACGAAAAACTGCATGTTGTGTTTTAAATTCTGGGTTCATCTGCTTGCCTGTACATAGTATGCATCATGTATACAATATACAAgtgtatattgaatttggtcttttaatatcactgtcttactacATTAGTACTTAGtacaaacctggtaaaaatgACTGGCAAGTCTTGTTTTGCTCTCCAGGTGCGCAATCCTATAAGAGTGTGACATCacatgaaaactatgaatagAGATGCATTTTATTATCGGACACAGCAAATCAGGGTTTTTTTACTGTGACCTATTTACACACAAATTATATATTGTTACAGTAACATTTTTTGTCTGGTGTTCACAGAAACGCAGTCGTGTGCCTGTGACCCAGGCTACTCAAGAGCTGCTGGAAAGCAGTGCATGTGTCGGGGCGGATTGTCTAATGAAGCTATTAGGAACTACTGCCGCAACCTAGATATAAAGACTGCCATAACTGTAGGAGTagttggtaagttttttttgcACAACTATATGActgctacatttttttttttttatttcataaatgaGGTCTATAAAAGTTAACGAAATGTTTCAGGTTTTCCGAACGTGGGGAAAAGCAGTTTAATTAACAGCTTGAAGCGTGCTCGTGCATGTAATGTTGGAGCTACACCTGGAGTTACTAAGTATGTTAATACGttttgtcaatatttttttgtaaatataaagtcAATTTTTCTCTCATTCAAATCATCAGCTGCCTTTCCCTCAAATCAATCTGTTTTTCAGGTGTTTACAGGAGGTCCATCTAGACAAACATATCAAACTTTTAGATTGCCCTGGTATTGTAATGGCAACCTCAACCAGCGATGCTGCCATGATCCTTCGGAACTGTGTGAAGATTGAGCAGCTGGTGGACCCAGTTCCACCTGTTGAAGCCATATTGAGGCGCTGCAATAAAAAACAGGTAGCAACTCATATTTCCGGAACtttagtttaattaaatttggaatattggattgagatccagttgttttttttatctttcttgTGTAGATTATGGATCATTATGGAATTCCAGACTTCCAGACAGCACATGATTTCCTGGCCTTACTTGCCCGTCGTCAAGGCAAGCTGAAGAAAGGTGGGCTTCCTGACTCCGACAAAGCTGCCAAGAGTGTTCTTATGGATTGGACAGGGTGAGGTTATAGTCCCAGTGACTTTAACGTCAATTACGTGTTGACCTTTAAAGGAATTGTTtaccaaaaaatttaaattttgtcatttactcaccttgtTCACCTGTCTTctgtggaagaaaaaaaaaaaaattataagaatgtttcaactgtttttgcacatgcaatgaaagtgaatggggtccaaaacaacattgaacCCTCATTGGCTTTAATTTTATGGtcaaaaaacactgagacatttttctaaatatcatcttttatgtCAAAACAGGTTGGAAACACAATCCCTTTAAGGTTCAACTTGATGTACATaagaaaatgtgaaattaagtgaacatatttagaaaattgtcatcatctactcaccctcatgtcgattCAGATCGATAGTACTTTGTCCatatttgaaacacaaataaagatgtttttaatattctctcatccgcttttaagctttaaaaagttaataaaacatcataaaagtaattaaaaagcacattaacattaattagaTTTGCAGTGTTTGTAAGGCAGACAAAGATTTAGGCTTTGAATCTAAGaggccatttacacaacaccatttttcacaaaaacattttatgcattttggccatttaTACGACAACGGCACTTTGGCGGCTTTTGAAATCGGGTTTCAAAatgcacgtttttgaaaactataccattattgtctccatggctgtgtccaaaaatcacacactctcttgagtaggtacttattttgaataaaaagtgacatcgccaactactggcctggcatttGTGGATCCTTGTGAACAGGGATTTTGACAATATTGTCAGCTGTATGtgaaaaaagcaaaggaaaaatgTTCCCATTTTTggtacatcgttgtcatgtaaacaccCTAAAACACCCTAAAATTACCTCTCTCTCTTGTAAAGGGGTCGTATCAGCTACTTCACACATCCTcctgagacacacacactgccCACGCATGTCAGTGCTGAGATTGTAGCTGAGATGGGCAAAGCGTTTGACTGGGATGAACTGGAGAAGGGCAATCTGGAAGCACTGGCTGGTAACTCTATCTACACATATTATCTATAACATATTTTCAAACGTTTTGTAACCACACATTACCTACacacatttttcattatattcTTGTACAATTTAGAGTGTGGCACATCTGATGCACAGATGGGGTTCTGTATTGCTACATCTGGATTGACACAAGGAGGTCAAGGGGAAGATCTAGCAGAACTGCAAATGGACGAACCATCAGAAGAGCCTGAACTTCAAGACACGGTTGAATCAATGGATGCAGATGAGGACACAGAGGTACATCCATTACATGGTTCAGTTCTTCATTCAAGATAATTTTACATCCACCTATATTAATCATTCAGTGCACAAAGGTTAGTTTGGTGGCGGTTTGTTATGGTGCGTTTTAAGACTCGCCTCTCATTtttgacttttaattataattctTCTAAGTTTGGACCAATGACTGTTGAGCTCAAAGTTCCCAAGACAAAAAGCAGTGGTTCAATTGAAGCTGTAGGCCCAAAGCCAGTGGACCTAAAAGACATCCTGGATGTTGACCCACTCCTACAAGGTCAGGCCCTCCTGGCTGctaacaaaaaaagaaagaagcagCAAAAGAGAGCTGGTAAGACCCTCTTTGTTTGCAGTAAATTCATCCATGTGTGATCCCCATGCAAATTAAGTTTTGAACAGTTTGTTTTACATGTATTACAAGCCAAGCACACTGCTTTAAAACTCTGTATTAACATCACTTctccttttttcttctttcataGATAAACTCGGCACCAAACTTTCAGATTCTCTTACCTCAGCTTTGAATTTCTCCTTCTCTGACAGCTGATGCGACGAGCATTAAACCAAGATGCTCAGGGAGTTCGTTTTACTTTCACCTGCTGTTAGAAATACTAACAtacttgtatatttaaatgatctaccatttaaaatattaaaataaatcatcttTTCTCTGACTGAGAAGAATGACTCAAGTAGAACTCTGTGGCTATTATTGACCTTCTTTTTACtcataaatcagaaaatcaCACATTTTCATTCACCATGACAATGTTCCcaaagtcaagtcatctttattaatattgtgaaatattattacaatttaaaatgattgttttctattttaatatactttaaaatataatttatttctgtgatgcaaagctgaattttcagcatcattactccagtcttcagtgtcacatgatccttcagaaatcattgtaatatgctgatttgatactcagttattatccatgttggaaacagttgtgctgcttaatatttttttggaacctgtgatacttttttcaggattcattgatgaataaaaggttaaaaagaacagcatttattcaaaatataaatcttttctaacaatataaatctttactatcactttttatcaatttaacacatccgtgctgaataaaagtattaatttctttcaaaaaaaagaaagaaaaaaaattactgaccccaaacttttgaacggtagtgtgtattgttacaaaagatttctattttaaataaatgctgatattttttaactttttattcatcaaagaatcctgaaaaagtatcacaggttataaaataatattaagcagcacaactgtttccaacattgataataaatcagcatattagaatgatttctgaaggatcatgtgacactgaagactggagtaatgatgctgacaattcagctttgcatcacagaaataaattatattttaaagtatattaaaatagaaaacctttattttaaattgcaataatatttcacaatattattgttttttctgtatttattatgaaataaatgcagccttaatgagcataagagacttcgttcaaaaacattaaaaatagtaatgtttccaaacttttgaccggtagtgtataacagcttttattaatattttgaatgaacttttatttttatattttcagtttatttttatttttagtaatttttgtttgtcatttttattagttgttttttgtcttttagtgttaatttattttatttcaaatttagttttaataattttagtaggtcatcttaaaataatttttttttttcttctaattttCTAATCtaataaattaagtttttatgaaataatatattgtattttatttcagctttattttaattaacgaCAACTATAATTgatagatttagttttagttaacaacagTAACAAACAATAACATGGTTGAGTGTGATGGGGAGAGATGGGTCTCAATCAATCCAAAACAAGGAAATCCTCATGCGAGTAATGGCGATTCTTCCAGCAAACTCGCTTTACTTCTGCTAACGCCAACCAGGTAACTCAACTAACTTTATTTTCATCCCTTGACGATTTCACACGTACGTATAAGCCGTGTTAATCTCAAATAATTATGCGTGAATGGAAGTTGATGAAGTTAAATACAGGCAACGTGCCAGTTTGACGTTGGATGACATATcaactagctagctagttagcctAGCGCTAACAGCTGGATGGTGCCAAAAACCACTATTCCGGCCTTGTTAATTTCGCTTTAGGGATAGTCATATGCAGTTACATTTGCTTACTGGTGTAAGTAACTAATAGACAAGTTAATTCGGTTTACGTTAACGAACGTGCTCAACTTCGGCTAATCCCGACCAATAGCAAACTATTACATAACTCACAGTAGAGCTAACTGCACAAACATTATTGaaagtgtttttgtccatttatAGCTACAGGAATACATTCAGATTAATGTTTCTGCCTGATGTTTTGTtagtatttaaagggacagcCTTAAAGACAAATGctaaaaaatagtattttggtTAGCTGTCAACTGGTAAATTCGGTATGGTTCATTTCAATCATATGAGATATTACAGATTCATCTTAAATTTTAAGCAGTAGTTTGGTCAGACACGTGTTTTCTTGTAAATTAGAATATATTTCACTTGTCTctgtcatttatatatatatatatatatatatatatatatatatatacatatacatacaaattaaacatatatatatatatatatatatatataatttaatttgtttgccTATTGTGCTTTGGTAGAGTattaaatttttagaaaatttttaaaaaaaaatttgactcAGATCAGTTAAATTTCCCTGTTCCTCAAATCTTCATTGTCCAAAAAGAGAAGTGATCATCCCAGTTATTTCCTTTTATACTGCTGATCCTGTAGAATTATTACTAACTTTCTTGATGCTTTTACAATTGCAGCT
It includes:
- the gnl3l gene encoding LOW QUALITY PROTEIN: guanine nucleotide-binding protein-like 3-like protein (The sequence of the model RefSeq protein was modified relative to this genomic sequence to represent the inferred CDS: inserted 1 base in 1 codon), giving the protein MSKAKQKRAKRLGFCSKKSKDGQQSQGGKKDPGVPNVRSFKEHSQRQAELRKQRLEEQQERQRLSRDKEMMKRRSLDSFQKDIQARQREFEQKEIQMQNLEKHVNFETENSRKAYCREFKKVIEAADVILEVLDARDPLGCRCPQVEQAVVQSGTNKKIVLVLNKIDLVSKDIVEKWIKYLRNEFPTVAFKSSTQQQNKNLKRSRVPVTQATQELLESSACVGADCLMKLLXNYCRNLDIKTAITVGVVGFPNVGKSSLINSLKRARACNVGATPGVTKCLQEVHLDKHIKLLDCPGIVMATSTSDAAMILRNCVKIEQLVDPVPPVEAILRRCNKKQIMDHYGIPDFQTAHDFLALLARRQGKLKKGGLPDSDKAAKSVLMDWTGGRISYFTHPPETHTLPTHVSAEIVAEMGKAFDWDELEKGNLEALAECGTSDAQMGFCIATSGLTQGGQGEDLAELQMDEPSEEPELQDTVESMDADEDTEFGPMTVELKVPKTKSSGSIEAVGPKPVDLKDILDVDPLLQGQALLAANKKRKKQQKRADKLGTKLSDSLTSALNFSFSDS